Proteins from one Ricinus communis isolate WT05 ecotype wild-type chromosome 9, ASM1957865v1, whole genome shotgun sequence genomic window:
- the LOC8258781 gene encoding putative pentatricopeptide repeat-containing protein At3g16890, mitochondrial, translating to MRVFSSSFGFCFCRADMKALAFASSSSRSSSSTALKKSSQLQESDNHFKSAQNHISKTEASLGGNSDTHYLLNPQFTNPNSLKISNNPISANKYSKPIDHHYFSRILSRHDWFLLLNHEFKAKRITLNSHSVASVLQNQENPLYPLKFYIWVSNMDPLFAKDQSVKGVLANCLYRKGPVVLSVELLKDIKASGYRINEELLCILIGSWGRLGLAKYCDEIFGQISFLGISPSTRLYNAVIDALVKSNSLDLAYLKFQQMSADNCKPDRFTYNILIHGVCRSGVVDEALRLVKQMEGLGYSPNVFTYTILIDGFFNAKKVDEAFRVLETMKARKVSPSEATIRSFIHGVFRCVAPNKAFELAIEFIEREPVLQRLACDTLLCCLSSKNMAREAGALLKKFGKIGHKPDSATFNIAMNCLIKGFDLNEVCNILDRFVEQGMKFGFSTYLALIKALYMAGKVTEGNHYFNQMVKDGLLCNVCSYNMVIDCFCKTSMMDKATNTFKEMQYKGIPPNLVTFNTLIDGYCKGGEICKSRDLLVMLLEHGFKPDIFTFSSIIDGLCRAKQIEDALGCFSEMVMWGLSPNAVTYNILIHSLCIIGDVPRSMKLLRKMQTDGINPDVFSFNALIQSFCRMGKVEDAKKLFSSMLSLGLIPDNYTYVAFIKVFCQSGRFNEAKELFLSMEANGCMPDSFTCNIILDALVKQDQFEAAQKIAKTCSEWGILVNFAAISEDSALLGS from the coding sequence ATGCGagtattttcttcttcatttggTTTCTGCTTTTGCAGAGCGGACATGAAAGCCCTCGcctttgcttcttcttcttctaggtcatcatcatcaactgCACTCAAGAAGTCCTCTCAGCTTCAAGAATCAGACAATCATTTTAAATCTGCTCAGAATCATATAAGCAAAACTGAAGCTTCTTTAGGAGGTAATAGTGATACTCACTATTTACTTAACCCTCAGTTCACTAACCCCAACTCATTAAAAATCTCAAACAATCCCATTTCAGCTAATAAATATAGTAAACCAATTGATCATcattacttttctagaataCTCTCAAGACATGATTGGTTTTTATTGCTTAACCATGAGTTCAAAGCCAAAAGGATTACTTTGAATTCTCACTCTGTTGCCAGTGTCTTGCAAAATCAAGAAAACCCATTATACCCgttgaaattttatatctGGGTTTCCAATATGGATCCGTTATTTGCAAAGGATCAATCTGTTAAAGGTGTTTTAGCTAATTGTCTTTATAGGAAAGGTCCTGTTGTTTTGTCTGTTGAATTGCTCAAGGATATTAAAGCCTCAGGTTATCGAATAAACGAAGAATTGCTTTGTATTTTGATTGGTAGTTGGGGTAGATTAGGATTGGCAAAGTATTGTGATGAGATATTTGGGCAGATATCATTTTTGGGTATAAGTCCTAGTACAAGGTTGTATAATGCAGTTATTGATGCATTGGTGAAATCAAATTCTCTTGACTTGGCTTATTTGAAATTCCAACAGATGTCTGCTGATAATTGCAAACCGGATAGGTTTACttataatatacttattcATGGAGTTTGTAGGAGTGGTGTAGTGGATGAGGCACTCCGGTTGGTTAAACAGATGGAAGGATTGGGATATTCACCTAATGTGTTCACTTATACAATCTTAATTGATGGGTTTTTTAATGCAAAGAAGGTAGATGAAGCCTTTAGGGTTTTAGAAACAATGAAGGCTCGAAAGGTGAGTCCCAGTGAAGCTACTATTCGATCATTTATTCATGGGGTGTTTCGCTGTGTGGCTCCAAATAAAGCATTTGAGTTGGCAATAGAATTTATTGAAAGAGAACCTGTCTTGCAGAGATTGGCTTGTGATACACTATTGTGTTGTTTGTCAAGCAAAAATATGGCAAGAGAGGCTGGTGCATTATTGAAGAAATTTGGGAAGATAGGCCATAAACCTGACAGTGCGACATTTAACATTGCTATGAATTGTTTGATCAAGGGCTTTGATCTAAATGAGGTATGCAACATATTGGATAGATTTGTTGAGCAAGGCATGAAGTTCGGCTTTAGTACCTATCTTGCCTTAATTAAAGCTTTGTATATGGCTGGAAAAGTGACAGAAGGGAACCACTATTTTAATCAGATGGTTAAGGATGGACTTCTATGTAATGTCTGTTCATATAACATGGTAATAGACTGCTTCTGCAAAACCAGTATGATGGACAAAGCAACAAACACTTTCAAAGAGATGCAGTATAAAGGTATCCCTCCTAACCTTGTTACTTTCAATACCCTTATTGATGGGTATTGTAAAGGGGGAGAGATATGCAAGTCAAGAGATCTATTGGTAATGCTTTTAGAACATGGATTTAAACCAGATATTTTCACTTTTAGTTCAATAATTGATGGCCTTTGTCGAGCAAAACAGATTGAGGATGCTTTAGGTTGTTTCTCCGAAATGGTTATGTGGGGTCTCTCTCCCAATGCTGTCACTTACAATATATTGATTCATTCTTTGTGTATCATAGGGGATGTTCCTAGATCAATGAAACTCTTAAGAAAGATGCAAACAGATGGAATAAACCCagatgttttttctttcaatgcTCTTATTCAAAGTTTCTGCAGGATGGGAAAGGTAGAGGATGCGAAGAAGCTTTTTTCTTCAATGTTGTCATTGGGTTTGATTCCGGATAATTATACTTATGTTGCTTTTATCAAGGTGTTCTGCCAATCAGGGAGATTTAATGAAGCTAAGGAGCTATTTCTCTCAATGGAAGCAAATGGTTGTATGCCTGATTCTTTTACATGCAATATAATTTTGGACGCCCTGGTTAAGCAAGATCAGTTTGAAGCGGCCCAGAAAATTGCAAAAACATGTAGTGAGTGGGGCATTCTGGTAAATTTTGCTGCTATATCAGAGGATTCTGCTCTTCTTGGTTCATAA
- the LOC8258784 gene encoding beta-D-xylosidase 1: MANNKNHILPTFPPLLIIMFFFFFFFFLSSLPIHLVESRAPFACDPRNGVTRNLKFCRANLPIHVRVRDLISRLTLQEKIRLLVNNAAAVPRLGIQGYEWWSEALHGVSNVGPGVKFGGAFPGATSFPQVITTAASFNQSLWEQIGRVVSDEARAMYNGGLAGLTYWSPNVNVFRDPRWGRGQETPGEDPVLAGKYAASYVRGLQSSTGLKLKVAACCKHYTAYDLDNWNGVDRYHFNARVSKQDLEDTYDVPFKACVVEGKVASVMCSYNQVNGKPTCADPILLKNTIRGQWGLNGYIVSDCDSVGVLYDNQHYTSTPEEAAAATIKAGLDLDCGPFLAIHTENAVKKGLLVEEDVNLALANTITVQMRLGMFDGEPSAHPYGNLGPRDVCTPAHQELALEAARQGIVLLENRGQALPLSSSRHHTIAVIGPNSDVTVTMIGNYAGIACKYTSPLQGISRYAKTLHQNGCGDVACHSNQQFGAAEAAARQADATVLVMGLDQSIEAEFRDRVGLLLPGHQQELVSRVARASRGPTILVLMSGGPIDVSFAKNDPRVGAILWAGYPGQAGGAAIADVLFGTTNPGGKLPMTWYPQGYLAKVPMTNMGMRPDPATGYPGRTYRFYKGNVVFPFGHGMSYTSFSHSLTQAPKEVSLPITNLYALNTTISSKAIRVSHINCQTSLGIDINVKNTGTMDGTHTLLVFSSPPSGEKESSNKQLIGFEKVDLVAGSQIQVKIDIHVCKHLSAVDRFGIRRIPIGDHHIYIGDLKHSISLQANMEEAKH, from the exons atggCTAATAACAAGAACCACATACTCCCAACATTTCCACCTCTTCTAATCATcatgttcttcttcttcttcttcttcttcctttcttcccTGCCCATTCATCTAGTCGAGTCGCGGGCGCCTTTCGCCTGCGACCCGAGAAATGGGGTGACGAGAAACCTTAAGTTTTGTAGAGCAAACTTGCCAATACATGTCAGAGTGAGAGACCTGATATCCAGATTGACATTGCAAGAAAAGATAAGATTGTTAGTGAACAATGCAGCTGCTGTGCCCAGACTTGGCATTCAGGGTTATGAATGGTGGTCGGAAGCTCTTCATGGTGTTTCTAATGTGGGACCAGGTGTTAAGTTTGGTGGGGCCTTCCCCGGGGCTACTAGTTTCCCTCAAGTCATCACCACCGCTGCTTCTTTCAATCAGTCTCTTTGGGAGCAAATTGGACGG GTAGTGTCTGATGAAGCAAGGGCAATGTACAATGGAGGACTTGCCGGATTGACCTATTGGAGCCCTAATGTGAACGTGTTTCGTGACCCTCGTTGGGGCAGAGGCCAAGAGACTCCCGGCGAAGACCCTGTTTTAGCCGGTAAATATGCTGCCAGTTATGTCAGGGGACTTCAGAGTAGCACAGGTCTCAAATTAAAGGTTGCTGCGTGCTGCAAACACTACACTGCCTACGATCTTGATAATTGGAATGGCGTGGATCGTTACCATTTCAATGCTAGA GTAAGCAAGCAAGATTTGGAGGATACGTATGATGTGCCATTCAAGGCTTGCGTGGTGGAAGGGAAAGTTGCTAGTGTAATGTGCTCTTACAATCAAGTTAATGGAAAACCTACTTGTGCTGATCCTATTCTGCTCAAGAACACCATCAGAGGTCAATGGGGTCTTAACGG ATACATTGTTTCAGACTGTGACTCTGTCGGTGTTTTATATGATAACCAACACTACACTTCAACACCTGAAGAGGCAGCTGCTGCCACCATTAAAGCAG GTCTTGACCTGGACTGTGGTCCATTCTTAGCAATCCACACAGAGAATGCTGTGAAGAAGGGTCTATTAGTAGAGGAGGATGTAAATTTGGCATTAGCCAATACAATAACAGTCCAGATGAGACTGGGCATGTTTGATGGAGAACCATCGGCTCATCCTTATGGTAACTTAGGCCCAAGGGATGTTTGCACTCCAGCCCACCAAGAATTGGCTCTAGAGGCAGCCAGACAAGGCATAGTCCTGCTTGAGAATCGTGGGCAGGCCCTGCCTTTGTCTAGTAGTCGTCACCATACTATAGCAGTCATTGGGCCTAACTCTGATGTAACTGTTACAATGATAGGGAACTATGCTG GTATTGCATGTAAATACACAAGTCCCCTGCAAGGAATCAGCAGGTACGCTAAGACACTTCACCAAAATGGATGTGGAGATGTGGCCTGTCACAGTAACCAACAATTTGGAGCAGCAGAGGCTGCAGCTCGCCAGGCTGATGCTACTGTTCTAGTAATGGGTCTTGATCAATCCATAGAAGCAGAATTTAGAGATAGGGTAGGCCTTCTCTTGCCTGGCCACCAACAAGAACTTGTATCAAGGGTGGCTAGAGCCTCTAGAGGTCCTACGATACTTGTGCTAATGAGTGGTGGTCCTATTGATGTCTCATTTGCTAAGAATGATCCTCGTGTTGGTGCTATTTTATGGGCTGGATATCCTGGACAAGCCGGTGGTGCTGCCATTGCTGATGTTCTGTTTGGAACAACCAATCCAG GTGGAAAGCTGCCAATGACATGGTATCCACAGGGTTATCTTGCTAAGGTACCAATGACAAACATGGGAATGAGACCAGACCCAGCAACAGGCTATCCCGGTAGAACCTATAGATTCTACAAAGGGAATGTTGTGTTCCCTTTCGGTCATGGAATGAGCTACACTTCATTTTCTCACTCTCTAACTCAAGCACCAAAAGAAGTCTCACTACCCATTACCAATCTCTATGCCTTAAATACAACCATTTCAAGCAAAGCAATTAGGGTGTCACACATCAATTGCCAAACCAGCTTAGGAATTGACATTAATGTTAAAAACACTGGCACAATGGATGGAACTCACACTCTCTTAGTATTCTCTAGCCCACCTTCAGGAGAAAAAGAGTCTTCTAACAAACAATTGATTGGTTTTGAAAAGGTTGATTTAGTTGCAGGTTCTCAAATACAAGTAAAGATTGACATTCATGTGTGCAAGCACTTGAGTGCCGTCGATCGATTCGGAATCCGAAGGATTCCAATTGGTGATCATCATATTTACATTGGCGATCTCAAGCATTCTATTTCTCTCCAAGCAAACATGGAAGAGGCCAAGCATTAG
- the LOC8258783 gene encoding uncharacterized protein LOC8258783 — translation MADCNRNEDFYASQDLEAASMTKKYDGLKPKKKPLISKDHERAFFDSADWALCKQGAGVNQKSTVAVETLRPKLQRTPHQQLPPRRPACTSGTHDC, via the exons ATGGCAGATTGCAACAGAAATGAAGACTTTTATGCTTCTCAAGACCTTGAG GCGGCGTCCATGACAAAGAAATACGACGGACTCAAACCAAAGAAGAAGCCCTTGATTTCAAAG GACCATGAACGTGCTTTCTTTGATTCAGCAGACTGGGCATTATGCAAG CAAGGAGCTGGCGTGAATCAAAAATCAACTGTGGCTGTAGAAACTTTGCGCCCAAAATTACAG AGAACACCTCACCAGCAGCTCCCTCCAAGGAGACCGGCTTGCACATCTGGTACTCAT gATTGTTGA